The genomic window TAGCTAgcaaaaatttgttattttttgtttctaattAGTTGATTCTAGCTTACTGGTACTAGTGATTGTTATTTCACGCTTTGAACttgtaaattattaaaatgaGTAAGATAAACTCGTTTGATTGTGCTTATTCTTTCTAACAACTTTTTTTGGCTCTAGTGAGACGTAGAGTATCTCTCACTAGAATTCAAACCTTGAACATATGTCTAAAGGGTGCAAGCTTAGCCTTTTGTGATTTAATTAACTGAGTTCTTCCATTTTTCCCTGATTTAGCTCATTTataatttaacatttttattcaCAATTTTCATAATCTTTTTGAATAAAGAGGCAAAATCATCCTCAAATTTGTACCTATTAATCAATTTTGTCcttagatttttcaaaatagataAAATACCTCTCAATTTGTGTAAGTATCAAGTAAGTTCCTCAGTCAACCTAGGCTGTTAGGAGCACTGACGTTCGACGATAACTGATGACTTGTCAATCCATGTCAACTTCTACATTTGCAGGGACGAATGTGATCGATTTTGTAATGGTAGTCAATATTTGTTAATATTCATGTCTGTTGAATCTTTGCAATGACTCTATTGTTTTCTTTCCCAAtttaaaccctaatttcaaaTTCTATTAACAATTTGAAATCcctaatttctatttttgaaatttcttcaaGCTCGAATAGAGATGCTGGGTGGTGGTTCTGTATATCATAATTGCAGAGGTAGAAGGTGAATTTTTGTTATGCAAAATCAATCCGTTGCATCCATGTGTTAACATAATTAATATCAATTTAGGGctcgtttggattagcttattttttatcttatgcAAACAggttatgcaatttttatgtattattataagtttgtcaaggtagtttatgataaaatagcttataaaaatacaattttcactagtgtgaacttataaaatagcataaaaccaaatttatattgtataagctatttgtataaactcaaaaataagttaatccaaacggacccttaatctTTATTTCAATGCTATTGGTATCAAAATAGTCGTTGAAACAAACTTTAGactataaacaatatttttttgtaaaatatatcaaattcatCCTTGTGTTACTAAATCGATCCCTAAAGTTTTACACTTAAAATCAAATTGATCCATGTAATCATGTATTATCAAATCAATCCTTGGGGATGATATGGATAAAGTAATGGTACACTAAATAAATGGAACAAACACAGAGTTTCAGATTTTCATCTCACTTTAAACTTCCTCCATAAAGCAGGATCGAAGTGATGACTTGCATCTATCTTATCTTATTAAGTTCATAAAAAAGTCAACATGTTACAAAAAAGACGACAACAAGAATATCCTAATTGAAGCGATGACTTCATCTATCTATCTTGTAAAGTTCATAAAAACGTCAACATGTTACAAAaaagacaacaacaacaacaacgcaATAACCTAATAAGTAATAACAGTTAAAATAGCTGGTTAAATCAAGATCCATATAAGTGATGAAGATAATGAATAACAAAAACATAGAATGGCAGAATATGATGAACGAGAAGAATGAAATCACAAAATATGCTTTACCTCAATGCAGTAAAACGACAATGACGAGTGAAGACAACGATGATGACGTTAAAAGGAGAAAAACTAAAAGATTTTCACTTTTAACTTGATCAAATGGGTCATTGATTACGTGACACTAACGTGGACATGCCACCTCCTCCCTTTCCAACACACGCCAACACTCATGACAATAAAAGATGACATAGTAACTTATTTGTTTGACGTCGATCAAATTGAGGGTTTTTAACTATTCTAAAAAGTtggacaaaattaattaatgtgtaCAAATTTGAGGACGATTTTTCTTATTAACAAGTGCAATTAAGCATACTAACTTAagtcctaatttttttttggtacatacttAAGTCCTAATTAATTCAATTGGTAAATGCATAAATAGAATATTTATGTGTTCCGAGTTCGAACTCGAGATCTCCAATTTGTATCTATGAATTTCTTGTGATATTTACCTTTtcgtctataaaaaaatatattatatgataTCACTTCAAGAAACATGTTGATTAGCCATGGTTATTTAGCGATGACATTTTACCCGCGGCTATAATTTCCAATTTGCCATGGTTAAGTTGTGGCTAAGTAATAATCCCAATTTAAGTTTCCCTCTGCGAAAATAATCTCCCCGCCTAATTGTTTTCACAATccctttatttttgttttatcagTTTCCCtcctttattatattattattattattattattcttactttcatttttctcaaacttcgatatctctctctctctgtctctcACTTTCATTTTCCCCAAActtcaatctctctctctctccatgtAAAGATGAAACCCTAAACTTCCACCGCACTACCTCCCCTTCTGTCGCACTACTCCCCTTTCTTCCACCGTGTAAAGATGAAACTCTAAACTTCCACCACGCTACTTCCTCTTCTGTCTCACTACTCCCCTTTCTTCCACCGTTCGTGTGTTCTCTGGTTAGAACCTTAAACTTCTCCTTATCTAGAGTTTAGTTTTTTcctttaataaattttaaagaatCGAAGTTTTGAATATGAttcaaacatttgaaaattgaattatgtaatgtTCTCCATCAAATTTATTGTTCCCTTTGGAATATAAATGACCAAAATCTCGTTGGATTCATAATCGATATGATTCGGAGCATGTAGATCTGTGTCATTTgctagatttattttttaacaaaaaaatttcaagccAATTTTTTTCTTGGCCAAAACGCTTTAATGTGTAAAATACTTTCCTCTTTCTATTAAACAAAAAGGAAGACGTCAAATGCAATGTAAATCGAGTTGTTGAgtttgatataaaaaataattttgttcatTTTCCAACACGAGTAAATCGTCAAATTCGTCCTTAATTTTATGGGGGGCTTTCAAATAGATtcaaaatatgttattttaagATAAGTCTAAAtcacaaatattttcttatcacaaatatatttaatttttttttttgaacaagacacaaatatatttaattgatttacATTATTAATCACAAATATcctaatcatatattttaaatataaatttaaaataaatttaaatttaaaatctttaaaaaatatttaaatatattaatctcAACATCTCTTGAACTGAATTTGTTTTGTATATTTAATCTGAGATTCGAgttaaaatcattttatttatgtCTTTCCCATTAACACATCTTCACGTGTTACATAAAATATATCTCATATAACTCCCATCATACTAACACaaaaagtaataattttttggccGACTTTTGgagatattttaattttacaatatttttttgttaaaattttacaaaCTAAAATGGTTTCCTCTTtctatacaaaaataaaataataaaaaataaatactgaAAATTGCAAAAAGAATTCAGGTGAAATTCGTTTTCGCCGCCCACTGTGTGGTGCTGTTCTTTATTATCTTCTTCTGGTTTCCAAACACAAACCGCAAAAAACAACCCGACCCGACACAACCCGACCCGAATTCACATTTTCTTCAATCGGAACAGATCGAACCCAATAACCGCACTAATAAATTCTCATCCCTCTTCCacctttctctctctttctcagTTTTCAATCTCGCTACTAATCAGGTATTATTCTATTTCGAATTTCAAGTTTTTTCCAATTTTGCTTTGGAAATGCGTTGCAACGGTTGTTTTTCAATTTAATCATAATTTCTTTTGCATATGTTCTTTCTGGAATTCAGCATTTCTATTGTGTagtttcattttatcttttctgTTATCATTTTCATTAGGATTCagatttattcattttttttaatctgaaATTGTTTGATTGATTTTGCTCTGTTTGTTTCAATTCTTCATGCATTTCTTTAAAGTTTcggtttttttaatttaattttttgtatgattTTGTGACAAGGTTGTGCCATGAAAAATCATGTTGCTGCAGtgaagtaatttattttttttttttactattttattttaatgattttGTGATAAGGTTATGCCATGAAAAATTATCACACTGTGATTATTGAACTCATCATTTAGTGAAGTTAGATTAGTTTATACTGAATTTATGggatttcattttttctttatgaaaaATGGACCTTTCCTTCAACTTTTTGTTATAGATTAATAGGGTTTTAATTTGCAGTTGCGGCTATGTTAAGGCTGTTGTGAGCTCACAACGGTCAACATTGGCCTATGTGGTCTGCAATCACAGCCTTATGTAGTTGCAGTTGCCATATGCTTTAGATTATGTGGCCAGCCGGTGGCATATCTGTCATTTAAAACCTTGGATTAATTTTGGTGATATATGAAAATATGGATTTGGATACAGTACCCATGAAATGTCTGTTTTCTTCTTGATGTAAGCTAAAAACCAATTCCTGATGCTTTCTTACATTGTTCTGCTACTATGTCATTATGGAATtctttgtttgatatttttggAGAATGTTGGGTGTGGTGTGTGCTCCAGATGCTAGCAAAGTGCAGTTTGCTACCATTGCCTTCAGATAAGATTAGGCAATTGAATTGGATTTTTCTTTATAGTGTTGAGGCATTGAATTGGATTGTTTTGCTACACTGATGTCTGTGTTGTATTCATATTCTTCACTCTTGTTGTATACTACTTCACTTTGTCTTTTTGAATATCTCCTCTTAAATCGTTTTGGTTAAACTGCGGTTCGTATAACCTTCATGATATTTTCTGTTGTATTCAATTCATTTTTCTGCTCAATATTGTAGAGTGAAGTGTTAATTTATTGTACATTCTTGATAGTTATATATAATGAAAACAGGATATGGAGGAGGATATGAAAATTGTTGATATTGTTGATGTTCCTGATACCCCAGATAGACCAAATGTTGGAAACCATGCTAAAAAAATTGTAGGTAATCCCGAGAAGAGGGGGAGGGATTTTCCTGTTGCTGGTGAAATAAGCAACTGCAGCAACTATATAATATTGTCTCCGGATAAATGTTACCCATCTCAGAATGCTCCCATATTTAGGAGAGCCCAAGCTGAGAAAGTTTATGGACTTGGGACATCACACTCTAATGGAGGTGAAAAGATGGAGAAAGGGAAAACTGTAAGCTCCAAGGTTCCTTCTAGGTCATCTCATCATGGGCATTTTCCTGTTTTTGATTTGACTGAAGAGAATGGGCAGTCCCAACAACCAAAACCAGCTTCCTCACATCGTGGATCGAGAGATAACACAATTGAAGACAAGAAAGAAGTGAAAGCAAGTATTGGGAATTCTTCGTTACCCTTAATCACTGGTTCTTCGAATACATCCAGAAATGCAGTCACTGGAAAGTATAAATCAGATAACAAAATACTAATTCCTAATATATTTATGGACCGTGGCAAGAGCATTGCTCTGTCAAATGATTCGCAATCTCAACCGAAAGTTGAAAATCAACTTCCTTTGCCTCCTCGTCCTTCCACTGCAACTAGAGGTAGAGGGCACAAGAGATTGGTACGGAATGGGTGCATTTCGCCACATAATATTGCAACAAGGGCAAAACAATCAGCTGAACAGAGCAGCCCTCAAACCAATGATGTAGAACAGACCTGTGCTGGGCATTCAGTTTCTAGCAATACAATGTCTCCAATTAGTGTTGATGATATTGTTGCTGAAGAGAGAGGTGGTGGTAGAGTGAAAGGAAAGGGAGTGCTTATTCATCCTTCACATGGAGCTAGTGCTAGAACTATTCACACTGATAGCAGGTAATCTGTCTGTGTGTCAGATTGAATTATTTCTCAGTGGCTGACCTGGGGGTCTATCACCTTTTCGAGCAAATTTGGCTTCCCTGCATCAGCCTAGTGAACATAATAATGCATTTCATCTAACAATTTGGAAAGACAAAACTATCcagtttgcaatttttttttaaaaaaaattggggttgtttcctcatttattttcttttgttatttgtTGCCTGCATCAACTTCTATGATTTCACTGTTGAAATATGCTTTCCTTTCAACAATGGAGACAAGAAGTTATTCAGATAAATGGATATGATTTCAACCTTTGAAGTCACACCTGAAAATGAAGTGACTGAGAAAAATAACTAGACTGTCAAGCCAAAGAAAAATCTTTCATTACGTTATGGTGATTCTTGTGTAGAGttgttccttaatttttttttttgaactatctcattttttgtatAAGAGGAATGATGATGGGAAGCTTTCTTTGGTATAGACAGTTTGAAATATGATGCGGATCCTGTGGTTTTGCAATCTTGCTTCACAATTTGTCAACTATTTTACTAAACCAGGGCAGTGGCACATATTTTGTTGGAAGCAAGAATACTGGCAGTCATCCTGTGTGCATTGCaaacctttttttaatttttttttggggggtgtGTGggctttttaaaataatcatgtTGTTTGTAGAATCAtgtttctctttggtttcctaAATGTTTAAATCAGTCTATCTCTTATTTCTGTTGACTACTTATGCTGAGATTAAAGGCATTTAATTTGATGCTTCTTTAGCAGCCCTGTGGTCAATTATGAAGAGGCCAGTGGCAGTAGTAATAAACCAATAAATTCAGTCGGAAACTGGGAGAGACAAAGTGGTTGGAGAACTACACATAATGATGTGAATGGGCATCATTCAAGGAGaagttttaatgaaaaatttattcacAGACAGAATATGAACAGTATAGAAAGAAGGGACACTGGGAGCAGTCAAAATGGCAAGGATGTAGGTCAGTCAGCTGGACCTAGTACTATTGCTGACTCACTGACTAAAAGGCAAAGGAAACGGGAATCATCTTCTAGAAATCCTAATGTAGCATCTCATAATTCTGAAACTATATTCGTCAATTCATCTGGGGAATCATCAAGTTCATCCCGAAGCCATGTCATGGATCCTGATTTACTTGAGTATTTATCCAGATCAAGTTTCACCAACGGACTGAATGAAGGTTTAAATGACAATGACAACAATAGTTCGGTTGCTCGGGCAATGCAATTAGAAGCAGATGAGATGTTGGCACGTGAACTCCAAGAACAGATGTATAATGATGATTATTTTGATGACAGTTGGGTCAgttatcttctttttcttaatttttatgtaAGTTGTCATTTAAGCCTTAAAGAGGGTATTTATTTACAATAACTTGTTTATGTATTGATTTGCTGCAGATTGATGAACATATAGCACGGGAGCTGCAGGATGAAGCGGATCTTCTGCACACGTCTACTGTTAATAATCAGATACCTCATCCTGTAACTAAGTCTCTGTCTCTCTTATTctcttatttaattatatacCAGAGATCTCCTTTCTATATAAGCAACATTTCTTTTATGGGTTATACCAAATATTGTGTTAGTAAAATGACCCGTGCCTTTCCATTCTGTCTATCATGATTTAGTCATTTTCTAAATATAGTATTTTAAAAGACTCAAATGTGGAATTTAAAGTAGGGAGTGCCAAGGCACTCGAAGCTGCACACTACTTAACCTggtaactatattttttttttttgctttaacTTTATGTTCCTCTGAAGGTGATCTGTAAGGAAGTAATGACTTCTATTTCTTACTTAGCTTAACTTTATATTTAACTTTAAACGATCTGTAATGAGTATGGTTTGATGTTATTTGTGTTCATATCATTGATAGGTTGCATGAAAAATATCAGTAACTAACCAGAACTCATAATTTTAAGCACCAGGGCTAGGTTGTATATACCCTTAATTCATAGAAAGGGTAATGGGTCTGTTATTCATGCAGTGGAGTTTAATGTGTTAAATAATTAACaatctatatttatttatacagtCAAGGGCTCCGAGGGAAAATAGACAGCCCCATTCACGACCACATCAAAATCCTTCAAATAGGAGGAGAACTATGCCTCAAGTTACTCTCTCTAATAGAACCTCACAGTTGAGGAGTCGCATGACAACTCGATCGTCAAGGCCTACCATGCCATctagaggaagaggaagaggacgAGGACGAGGAAGACTCCCCCGGTTTCCTCTAGATATGGACCTAGACATGGTATTCTCTTACCCTTTCATTTTGCCCATCATATTATTTTACATGTTTGTCCCTGCAAATTTGTTTTTCAATAACCTCTATGTTCTTATAATCAGCTAATTAAATGGCAAGAATTTTTATCAAATGTCGACATAGATTATTCTCTCTTAAGATACACTTCTATTTTTATGTACATCAGAATATAGTTTTAAGTTACCAATGTCATCTATCTCTCTTGCGCAGAGACTTGATATATTGGAAGCATTAGAAGATGCAGTAGGGGATTTTAATGATATGGGAATGGGAGATGACATCCTTAATGCTCATCGTGATTTCAATGAGTAAGTTTTTAGTGAATAATTTATGCACATAAATCATGTTCCATATTCTTGTGTAGAATTACAATTGACAACCAACAGATTTTGCTCATTGCATCATTAACAAGGTGGTCTCTAACTCTTGTAATTGGTGGGTAGGAGTATGTCACTCTCATTTAAGATATACATTTTGAATCATCATTCTTTGTTTATGTTAGAATATATGAAATATCTCATTAtttcttaatattattatatttatagcatatctttaattatctgattggattagTTTCTTATCTTAGATATACCTGAAGATTAGTTTTCATCTCACttagttattattaataatttgtttctttaatTGATTAGGAGTCTTGTATCTCTATAAATAGCGGTTAGTGCTTGGTCTTTTGTATCGAGTCATCATCAATTATTACACCATATATTCAAGTCCTTATTATTTCTCTTCTCCTTGTATCTAAAATCCAATAACTTCAACATTTTCTATTTGTATGTTGATGGAAAACTGTATATATGACATGTCTGACAGCttagaaacaaatatattttcatttaggCTGAGAACCAACTTATCACTTTTCTGCTGTATGATTGTAAAAATGATAGATGGATCAACCAGGCAGATGTTTCTCTTGTAACATTTTGGTTtggtttattattttgttacaCTATTCTCTACCAAAATTATGACAAGTTTATTTTAGTCTAACTTCTTACGTTTCATTCCTACAACTTTGAGGGTATGCACTATGCACTTTGCAACATAGAAGTTGTCCCTCCATTTTTATAGTTGTTGCACTGGGGGGgcattaaaaaaaagatatatgcAGGGATGTGGCGGGGAGGCATAGTTGACCCAGTATGGgatatatgtatattttttatatctggatttatttatttatttttaaaaaagatatcTTGGTTTTCTTGTAATGTTCTTGTGTATGGTAGCTTCACAGTGGTTGTATATGGAAAGCTCTGCTTGGCTttattctgttttgttttttaaaagtaCAACATCAGAAATTCATGTCTTCCTCGTGCCGTCATGCAGAGATGATTATGAAATGTTATTGGCCCTTGATGACCACAATCACCAGCATACTGGTGCATCTACCAATCTGATCAATAGCTTGCCACAGTCTACTGTCCAGGTAATTCATCGGCCGACTCCCCCTCTACTCTTTTTAGAACCTTTCATCTTCTGTTGTcagttttttggtttttggacATAGAACCAGCTGATTAGGAAAATAAATGTTTAATGTTGTGTGGTTCAACACTAATTAATGTTTGTTAATTTGCCACAGACTGACAACTTCACAGAGGATTGTGCCGTATGTCTTGAGACCCCTGTCAGGGGAGACATTATTCGCCACCTTCCTTGTTTGCATAAATTTCACAAAGACGTAAGACTATTAAAATAATCTATTTATTTGAAGAAATTGTCAGAATGCTAATGTGTATTAACCTCCATTATGGCAGTGTATTGATCCTTGGCTTGGTAGGAAAAGGTCGTGCCCGGTGTGCAAGTCATCTCTCACCTAATCCTGCGTGGAATTTAAATAGTTAATTTATCGTGCTGAAGTGTGTTATCTCAGCTGTCTCATTTTATCTCTCAAAGGGTAAAGAAAAGCATGAACAGTTTGTTTATGCATGGAAGTTGTAATTGTAACAAAGGCACACTTCCTTTTTAGTGTCCTATTTTCTGTCATAGATATCTAAAAGTGAATAGCAAGGCGTAGAAAATCTGCAAGTTGATAGCTTTTTTTGGTGCTGATATACTTTGAACTATGGTTAGTTCCGGGATCACATTTTAGGATAACTATTCTGAATTGAAGCCCTGCTGCTGGTTGTAATGGAGCCTTCAAGTCAGTGGCAAATACCAAAGGCTGTATTATTTCATAAGTCAGATGTGTTACAACTTGATGGAAACACAGTTTTTGGTGGTTATtggattgaaaatgaatttattaAGAGTTCAAGGTAAAATTTATTAAGAGTCCAAGGTAAACTTTTActgaatttgtcaaaaaaaataattcaaactaTATGATTTAAGTTTAATTCAAATCTTCAACAGAATATAAGGTAATATATTGAAATAGTGTAAAGAATACATAGGCTGTAagataatatattgaaatatttttCTGTGTACTAAAATTCAGATGTGCTATTAAGTAAAGAAGTGTGGTTTTATCTACTTTCCAATTTAATGGAATATTCAACTTTTGTTTCTGTCGAGTTGAATAACTCAATAACCATCTAATAAattcttgtcaaaaaataataataaccttGTGGTAACTAAGGTTTTTGGATAATAACCTTGCTTAACTTGGTTATTCAATTTAATAGATTATAAAACTTTTTAATCCGCGATTCACAtttaatatgatattttttgtcaaaGTGACGTTTATTTTGAGTTAGTGATAAGTCGgataatttttcttcaaaaaaaaagtcgGATAATCAGTCTAttaattgataaaattaacCATGTAGTAAGTAGTTAATTTCAATAGTTAGTAAAATTTATAGattatataaaatgataaaattaactttgtggtaaaatcatatatatttttttaaattcactattgataatatatttttaatttacattCACTATTgataatatgtttttaatttttaatttaatatcactaatatatttgctttaatttattatttttatattttaattttctataaaGATAAATgggtaaattattttttttatcttatcttGCTTCTCTCTAATACCGGTGAGCTTAGTTCAATTGACATGCATATTGTATTATACATGCAGGGAATCAGAGTTCGAACTTCGATCATatcacttatttactttaaatgTGAATGTAGCCTCAACAAATACTGAATGTTAGAACGATAAAAGTAATATGGTCTaagattaaattattatatcatGTAGCCTCAACAAATACTGAATTCATGCTCATccaaaatatgataatttattcTACCCTGTTTATTATCCTAACCACCAAAAATGCACTTTTATTTAAATATCTCAATGAATTAGTAGTAAGAGTTTAACTTTGTAAATTGGAGGGACAAAGTTTAAATTACATATATGataattgtaaaataattttttattttttgttaccatCATATTGGTACGAAGACCCTTACCATttagaccaattcattgttgataaaataattattattttcactcATTATATAATTACagtgccacatttttttataaaaaaaaaatacattctatctcattttattttgataataataataataatagtaataataataacaataacaataacaattagaTATAGAATCATATCCTATCTCGTTAGTTGATATTTAGATATAGAATTATTTTGACATATTTTTGTGGGTCTTATTTATTtggacatttttattattaattagataAAAAGTAGcctgaaaaagaaaagtagcCGTTGTGGGTCTTTTGGGCCAAATAAGTCCAATTAAGATAAAAGCCTACTAATTATCCCATTGTCTGTGTATATATAAGCATGTACCAGTAGTAAGTAAACTTACAATTAACAAAAGTTGCGTCTCTCTCTCCAACCACCAAAACCCTAGTTCATCAAACATAAAATTTtcaagaaaaagagaaaattggtTTCCATTTCTATTGCTGCAACAAAGATTATCTTCAAGTCAAACTATCTCCACTCGGAGACAGATGACGACAAAGGGTTTTCAATATCAAAGTTTCAGAGAAAAGGGTCGGGTCTATCAATATCAAAGTCTCAGAGAAAAGGCTCGGCTCGATATCGATAAAATTCGAAACACTGCTCGTTTCGAAGCAAACAGTGAGGCAATGCGGGACTTTCAGAAACTCATTGGAGTATGTTCCAAGTAATCGATGATCATGCATGTGCAGTGTATACTGTAATGTGGCACACTCTTTGTGCCCACATACTTACTTGTTATATAAATTTCTTTTGTACTTATTGACTGATTATTATGAACAAATGGTTGAAATTACTAAAGTTTTATTGTTATTGGTGTACTACTGTATTGGGTTTATGCATTTTTGTCTCAAGTTAtttactttaatttaatttaggtCATTCTGCTACTTAATGTCGATCAACACCAAAGTCAATTAGAATAtgactatatttatattattgattttatttatattttaaataaaaaattactcttttaaaaattgcattttttttaatggaaaacatattaattttataaaatttatttcacCTTTAAAAGGCCTCtttatttttgcttcaaaaacaaaaggca from Trifolium pratense cultivar HEN17-A07 linkage group LG1, ARS_RC_1.1, whole genome shotgun sequence includes these protein-coding regions:
- the LOC123897569 gene encoding uncharacterized protein LOC123897569, giving the protein MEEDMKIVDIVDVPDTPDRPNVGNHAKKIVGNPEKRGRDFPVAGEISNCSNYIILSPDKCYPSQNAPIFRRAQAEKVYGLGTSHSNGGEKMEKGKTVSSKVPSRSSHHGHFPVFDLTEENGQSQQPKPASSHRGSRDNTIEDKKEVKASIGNSSLPLITGSSNTSRNAVTGKYKSDNKILIPNIFMDRGKSIALSNDSQSQPKVENQLPLPPRPSTATRGRGHKRLVRNGCISPHNIATRAKQSAEQSSPQTNDVEQTCAGHSVSSNTMSPISVDDIVAEERGGGRVKGKGVLIHPSHGASARTIHTDSSSPVVNYEEASGSSNKPINSVGNWERQSGWRTTHNDVNGHHSRRSFNEKFIHRQNMNSIERRDTGSSQNGKDVGQSAGPSTIADSLTKRQRKRESSSRNPNVASHNSETIFVNSSGESSSSSRSHVMDPDLNDNDNNSSVARAMQLEADEMLARELQEQMYNDDYFDDSWIDEHIARELQDEADLLHTSTVNNQIPHPSRAPRENRQPHSRPHQNPSNRRRTMPQVTLSNRTSQLRSRMTTRSSRPTMPSRGRGRGRGRGRLPRFPLDMDLDMRLDILEALEDAVGDFNDMGMGDDILNAHRDFNEDDYEMLLALDDHNHQHTGASTNLINSLPQSTVQTDNFTEDCAVCLETPVRGDIIRHLPCLHKFHKDCIDPWLGRKRSCPVCKSSLT